In Paenibacillus phoenicis, one genomic interval encodes:
- a CDS encoding sensor domain-containing diguanylate cyclase, giving the protein MADQSLGQPMLNLNNASGLPRLDDVNDYTDWLRQLDINAHDFPYIDSILQQGFAEWRKQISDMPELGEADFFLAGSRGEKLLADSLNPRQPLERSWPSGMEEVIKQSLYERKAIAAQKADGVYAAVPVYTRIHGELFAVFGCLMRESCTSEAILLAKMAARLFQTCFYRCFEGMFITDLVRIQQQAKREEQRRSKLFQMVQKLHDKIDVDSVLTEVFERVSGMYPNARLELLMSQDHVSLDPRVKSFQLLGQGDELLVRAFMEGRMQVRETVDPKGEGERNLEIAVPLSGKQGVYGVFHLRIQREEIDDVDLQLIGMLADTAGTAFENAKLYEQSNLLINELRLINELTKRLNQSLRLKEVFQFATEELLSIFQAEYCCISQLNKETETFEIVSSNVPGLSKEHFPKNYGFSGLVYSTQEPIILSDFQAYGKVSSRFMEETNSRSLITAPLFVRGEVNGVIMLAHRKTRFFSYDNYKLLQVLSSHIGLAIANASLHAEVRRMANRDMLTGLYARHYVDDAIQEFQKKDTNGSLIIVDIDQFKQVNDTYGHQTGDKILKQVCAIVKSSIRKTDIAARWGGEELAVYLPGASAENSYQIAETIRLRVAMDTDPPVTVSCGIAEWVKGDEKLSVESLFYEADMALYKAKNNGRNQTQVGSREDAPSS; this is encoded by the coding sequence ATGGCCGATCAATCCTTGGGTCAGCCGATGCTGAACCTGAATAACGCTTCCGGCCTGCCGCGGCTTGATGATGTCAACGATTATACCGATTGGCTGCGGCAGCTAGATATTAACGCCCACGATTTTCCCTACATCGATTCCATATTACAACAGGGATTTGCGGAATGGCGCAAACAGATCAGCGATATGCCGGAACTCGGCGAGGCTGATTTCTTCCTTGCCGGCAGCCGCGGCGAGAAGCTGCTTGCCGATTCGTTGAACCCGCGGCAACCGCTGGAACGTTCCTGGCCTAGCGGAATGGAAGAGGTCATCAAGCAGAGCTTGTATGAGCGCAAAGCCATCGCAGCCCAGAAGGCCGACGGAGTTTATGCGGCTGTACCGGTGTATACACGCATTCATGGCGAGTTGTTTGCGGTGTTTGGCTGTCTCATGCGTGAGAGCTGCACTTCAGAGGCGATCTTGTTAGCCAAGATGGCGGCCCGGCTGTTTCAAACCTGTTTTTATCGTTGCTTTGAGGGAATGTTCATTACGGATTTGGTCCGCATCCAGCAGCAAGCCAAGCGGGAGGAGCAGCGCCGCTCTAAGCTTTTTCAAATGGTGCAGAAGCTTCATGATAAGATCGACGTGGATTCGGTCCTGACCGAGGTGTTCGAGCGGGTGTCCGGCATGTATCCGAATGCCCGTCTGGAGTTGCTTATGTCTCAGGATCATGTAAGTCTCGATCCGCGGGTTAAATCGTTTCAATTGCTTGGACAAGGCGATGAGCTGCTCGTGAGGGCTTTCATGGAGGGCAGAATGCAGGTCAGGGAAACCGTGGATCCGAAGGGAGAAGGCGAAAGAAATTTGGAAATCGCCGTACCTCTCAGTGGCAAACAAGGGGTGTACGGGGTTTTCCACTTGCGCATCCAGCGTGAGGAGATCGATGATGTGGATTTGCAGCTGATCGGCATGCTGGCCGATACGGCCGGCACGGCATTTGAGAACGCGAAGCTGTATGAACAATCGAATTTGCTGATCAACGAGCTGAGGCTGATCAATGAATTAACGAAACGGCTGAATCAAAGTCTGCGGCTCAAGGAAGTTTTCCAATTTGCAACCGAAGAGTTGCTATCGATTTTTCAGGCGGAGTATTGCTGTATTTCCCAATTAAACAAAGAGACAGAAACGTTCGAGATTGTGTCCAGCAATGTTCCGGGGCTGTCGAAGGAGCATTTTCCGAAAAACTATGGATTCAGCGGGCTGGTATATTCCACGCAGGAGCCGATCATTCTGTCGGACTTTCAAGCCTATGGGAAGGTATCCTCGAGATTTATGGAGGAGACGAACTCCCGCTCGCTGATCACCGCACCTTTGTTCGTCCGGGGAGAAGTGAACGGGGTAATCATGCTGGCGCACCGCAAGACCCGCTTTTTTTCTTATGATAATTACAAGCTGCTTCAGGTCTTATCCTCACACATCGGTCTTGCAATCGCCAACGCGTCGCTGCATGCGGAGGTACGCCGGATGGCCAATCGCGATATGCTGACTGGACTTTACGCCCGCCATTACGTCGATGATGCGATCCAGGAATTCCAGAAGAAAGACACGAACGGTTCCTTAATCATCGTGGATATTGATCAGTTTAAGCAGGTCAACGACACGTACGGGCACCAAACCGGGGATAAAATCCTGAAGCAGGTGTGCGCAATCGTCAAGAGCTCAATCCGCAAGACAGATATCGCCGCCCGCTGGGGAGGCGAAGAACTGGCGGTGTACTTGCCCGGTGCAAGCGCTGAGAACAGCTACCAAATCGCAGAAACGATTCGGCTGCGCGTCGCGATGGATACCGATCCGCCGGTGACCGTCTCATGCGGTATCGCTGAGTGGGTAAAGGGCGATGAGAAGCTTAGCGTGGAGTCGCTTTTCTATGAGGCGGATATGGCGCTGTATAAAGCCAAGAACAACGGGCGGAACCAGACGCAAGTCGGATCCAGAGAGGACGCCCCCTCCTCGTAA
- a CDS encoding HIT family protein — MMVDCILCNVLETREAVVLHESIHVLCIFDLYPATKGHLLIFPKQHIERLHLIEDDRLQNELFQTLVTVCK, encoded by the coding sequence ATGATGGTTGATTGTATACTTTGCAATGTATTAGAAACCCGAGAAGCTGTGGTTCTACACGAGTCAATACATGTTCTGTGTATTTTCGATCTATATCCGGCTACCAAGGGGCATTTATTGATTTTTCCGAAGCAGCATATTGAACGCTTGCACCTGATCGAAGATGATCGCTTACAAAATGAGCTGTTCCAAACGTTAGTGACCGTATGTAAGTGA
- the tyrS gene encoding tyrosine--tRNA ligase, whose product MKWEELSAAQQAEVERQLQVISRGVVEIVPEDELKQKVIKSVVTGKPLKVKLGLDPSAPDIHIGHTVVMQKLRQFQELGHQVQLIIGDFTGRIGDPTGKSETRKQLTEEDVQRNAETYRQQIFKILDPEKTQVNFNSEWLAPMTFADVVKLSAKVTVARMLERDDFTKRYTSGQPISIHEFFYPLMQGMDSVALESDIELGGTDQKFNLLMGRTLQKEYGKDTQVAIMTPIIEGLDGVQKMSKSLGNYIGIDEAPNEIYGKAMSVPDELMTKYFELVTDLSLEELAELTEGLKSGAVHPRDAKMKLAHTLVRMYHGQEAADAAQEHFVTVFQQRALPEDIEEKEIPAAELVNGKIRLIKLLTLLGFAASNGEARRSIQQGAVKLNEEKISDPNAEVELAGGEIIQVGKRKFAKLSVK is encoded by the coding sequence ATGAAATGGGAAGAATTAAGCGCGGCCCAGCAAGCCGAGGTGGAACGCCAACTTCAGGTGATTTCCCGCGGTGTTGTGGAGATCGTGCCGGAGGATGAGCTGAAGCAAAAAGTGATCAAGTCGGTTGTGACCGGCAAGCCGCTGAAAGTTAAACTGGGGCTGGACCCTTCCGCGCCGGACATTCATATCGGCCATACGGTGGTTATGCAGAAGCTGCGGCAGTTTCAGGAGCTCGGCCATCAGGTGCAGCTGATCATCGGCGACTTTACGGGGCGGATCGGCGATCCGACCGGCAAATCGGAAACCCGCAAACAATTAACCGAAGAAGACGTACAACGGAATGCGGAAACGTACCGCCAGCAAATCTTTAAAATTCTGGACCCGGAAAAAACGCAAGTTAACTTTAACTCGGAATGGCTGGCACCGATGACGTTTGCCGACGTCGTGAAGCTGTCCGCGAAGGTGACCGTGGCACGTATGCTGGAACGCGACGATTTTACGAAGAGGTATACAAGCGGTCAGCCGATTAGCATCCACGAGTTTTTCTACCCGCTGATGCAAGGCATGGATTCGGTGGCGCTGGAAAGCGATATCGAGCTGGGGGGAACGGACCAGAAGTTTAACTTGCTCATGGGCCGGACCTTGCAGAAGGAATATGGCAAAGACACGCAAGTCGCGATCATGACCCCAATCATCGAAGGCTTGGACGGCGTGCAGAAGATGAGTAAAAGCCTTGGCAACTACATCGGCATCGATGAAGCGCCAAACGAAATCTACGGTAAAGCGATGTCTGTGCCGGACGAGCTGATGACGAAGTATTTTGAGCTGGTGACTGACCTGTCCCTCGAAGAATTGGCTGAACTCACCGAAGGCCTCAAATCGGGAGCCGTGCATCCGCGCGACGCCAAGATGAAACTGGCCCATACGCTCGTCCGGATGTACCATGGTCAAGAAGCTGCCGATGCAGCGCAGGAGCATTTCGTAACGGTGTTCCAGCAACGTGCGCTGCCGGAGGATATCGAGGAGAAAGAAATTCCTGCCGCTGAGCTGGTCAATGGGAAAATCCGTCTGATCAAGTTGCTGACGTTGCTAGGGTTCGCCGCATCAAATGGGGAGGCAAGACGCAGCATCCAGCAGGGTGCGGTTAAGCTGAACGAAGAGAAGATCAGCGACCCGAATGCGGAAGTAGAGCTGGCGGGCGGAGAGATCATCCAGGTCGGTAAACGCAAATTCGCCAAGTTGTCGGTAAAATAA
- the rpsD gene encoding 30S ribosomal protein S4, which translates to MARYTGPKFKLSRRLGISLSGTGKDLKRPFPPGQHGPNQRRKVSNYGAQLLEKQKLRHMYGLGEKQFRTLFEKAQHMPGIAGETFMILLESRLDNLVYRLGFANSRAGARQLVSHGHVTVNGKKVDIASYRVNVGDVIGLRERSRGLSSVKEALENRTHVPAYLEFNDTTLEGKYIRLPERSELSQDIDEKQIVEFYNR; encoded by the coding sequence ATGGCACGTTACACAGGTCCTAAATTTAAACTTAGCCGCCGTCTTGGCATTTCCTTGAGCGGCACTGGCAAAGATTTGAAACGTCCGTTCCCTCCGGGGCAACACGGTCCTAACCAACGCAGAAAAGTAAGTAACTACGGAGCACAATTGCTCGAGAAACAAAAACTGCGCCACATGTACGGTTTGGGTGAGAAGCAATTCCGCACCCTGTTCGAGAAAGCGCAGCACATGCCTGGTATCGCGGGCGAAACGTTTATGATCTTGCTTGAAAGCCGTTTGGACAACCTTGTTTACCGTCTGGGCTTCGCGAACTCCCGTGCTGGTGCACGTCAGCTCGTATCCCACGGTCACGTAACGGTTAACGGCAAGAAAGTAGACATCGCTTCTTACCGCGTAAACGTTGGCGACGTAATCGGCCTTCGTGAAAGAAGCCGTGGTCTCTCTTCCGTGAAGGAAGCTCTGGAGAACCGTACGCATGTTCCGGCTTACCTGGAATTCAACGACACGACTCTGGAAGGCAAATACATCCGTTTGCCAGAACGTTCCGAGCTGTCGCAAGACATCGACGAGAAGCAAATCGTCGAGTTCTACAACCGTTAA